One part of the Vanessa tameamea isolate UH-Manoa-2023 chromosome 8, ilVanTame1 primary haplotype, whole genome shotgun sequence genome encodes these proteins:
- the LOC135193383 gene encoding leucine-rich repeat-containing protein 74A-like, whose protein sequence is MSSEVSEEEQETEVIYELAIEESSEEPPMEEWSSLIIEVPEENPKRVLYEQGLYSPGSGEVCNKYVSMSRSSILIHPYFNYPAVLDPGIRTALLDPEEKVIYADDGQQLYLTLCNEMNQSPVMTFYKDLLNECIDLKYYCVNPFGVRPMSLALQYNKNVTSFNLTDNFLNDDACFHLGEMLISNSILKELNLTGCRIGATGAKQLFAGLHLNRGLQILNINKNRIGDIGLEYLAASIIRGISVKELLINYNNISGKSANVLAEALETHNKFTHLDLSWNNLFAPVLGTINLLTRLSENKLLQELNLSWNSLSGGRIGTALNMISRASNLRVFNLSNNRLTGEGIQNAIANIGRAKKLVTLNLSYNPLTPEDAIIMLNKMKLNSVKIQNLLMDNVFVDGHFLMLLKLIKENKTKKNVVITYGGVIGGFRPIGPDMRDLVLNRVEFLTTKGKKRKVDIALVAMQMLKDKIAVMTAKNFADIIAETGANLDDNLVDEIINAFPGPKSAKSKTISIKLLVDYIQRKWPDRKLPPTPPPEPEPESPIPEPTPEITENKGKEK, encoded by the coding sequence atgtcaTCAGAAGTATCAGAAGAAGAACAGGAAACTGAAGTTATATATGAATTGGCTATTGAAGAGAGTTCGGAGGAACCGCCTATGGAAGAATGGTCATCACTTATAATAGAAGTACCAGAAGAGAATCCTAAACGGGTTTTATACGAGCAAGGACTATATAGCCCTGGCAGTGGAGAAGTTTGCAATAAATATGTGTCTATGTCAAGAAGCTCAATTCTTATTCATCCTTACTTCAATTACCCTGCGGTTCTAGATCCTGGTATCAGGACGGCTTTACTTGATCCAGAAGAAAAAGTTATATATGCCGATGATGGTCAGCAGTTATATTTAACACTCTGTAATGAAATGAATCAAAGTCCTgttatgacattttataaagatttactCAATGaatgtatagatttaaaatattactgcgTCAATCCTTTCGGAGTACGACCGATGTCCTTAGCTCTGCAGTATAATAAGAATGTGacaagttttaatttaactgaTAATTTCTTAAATGATGATGCGTGCTTTCATTTGGGCGAAATGCTTATAAGTAATTCAATTTTGAAAGAATTAAATCTCACAGGTTGTAGGATTGGTGCAACAGGCGCTAAGCAATTATTTGCAGGATTACATCTTAATAGAGGTTTACAaattttgaatatcaataaaaatcgtATAGGAGACATTGGCTTAGAGTATCTTGCGGCTTCAATTATTCGTGGAATTAGCgtaaaagaattattaataaattacaacaacATTAGCGGTAAATCTGCAAATGTTTTAGCGGAGGCATTAGAAACACACAATAAGTTCACACATCTTGATCTCTCTTGGAATAATCTCTTCGCTCCAGTTCTAGGGACAATTAATTTACTCACTCGACTAtctgaaaataaacttttacaggAATTGAATTTATCTTGGAATTCCCTGTCAGGTGGGCGCATTGGAACTGCTCTAAATATGATCTCAAGAGCTTCAAACCTTCGAGTCTTCAATCTTAGTAATAATAGACTCACAGGAGAAGGTATACAAAATGCCATAGCAAATATAGGGAGAGcaaaaaaattagtaacattAAATCTATCATACAATCCTTTAACTCCAGAGGACGCTATAATTATGCTTAATAAAATGAAGTTGAATAGTGTCAAAATCCAAAATCTTTTAATGGATAATGTGTTTGTTGATGGTcactttttaatgttattgaaattaattaaggaaaacaaaaccaaaaaaaatgttgttattacATATGGAGGCGTTATCGGCGGATTTCGTCCCATAGGACCAGATATGAGAGATTTAGTATTAAACAGAGTTGAGTTTTTAACAACGAAAGGTAAAAAAAGAAAGGTAGATATAGCTTTAGTAGCGATGCAAATGCTGAAGGACAAAATAGCAGTTATGACTGCGAAAAATTTTGCTGATATTATCGCCGAAACGGGAGCTAATCTTGACGATAATCTAGTCgatgaaattataaatgcatttCCGGGACCAAAAAGTGCCAAAAGTAAGACCATTAGTATAAAGTTATTAGTGGATTACATACAACGAAAATGGCCAGATCGCAAACTTCCACCTACACCACCACCAGAACCCGAGCCTGAATCGCCTATTCCTGAACCCACTCCCGAAATAACTGAAAATAAAGGAAaggaaaaatga
- the LOC135193393 gene encoding leucine-rich repeat-containing protein 74B-like translates to MSSMKLSKLEQMTTSTESSYEECNYLESSKNIGQHENEDNLNQISNGDMCLGYLPLSSSSVFRHPYYSYPGVVNPGIVEALLQPEPRIIYSDDGQELYLALCKKMGLSPISIFYKKLLEEHVNLKYYGVSPMSFLPIAISLKNNKYVKTLDLTDNWISTDGCFHLGDMLIENITLQELNLSGCRIGPVGARQLFAGLQINRSLRKIDLTKNCLEDVGVTSLAKAIVKGSDITDINLCYNELTSQSLLTLVEAFETYNKLTHLDLSWNSFLSPNAIFSLCAKLSENKELQELNLSWTAISGLRVGKAIKNLLTNPNIKSLNLSNNKLSSVEIKHIAKGLEDNKGLKVLDISNNPLTPKDAFILLICLKDRKVKVQKLFLDNVFVTIEFLVLRQEILSLKYRQNAIITWGGLITKFVPTVGDMREIVLKRADAICSKSKKKVVDIVLIILEMFKANKEPIDVKQFTRTLRINGIYMDEGLLDELCNAFTGPPGTGKTIDLVNLVDYLKRLWPDRQLPPTPPIKIDKPTENVKKNRKTK, encoded by the coding sequence atgtCTTCCATGAAGCTATCAAAACTGGAACAAATGACTACATCTACAGAATCATCTTACGAAGAGTGTAACTATCTTGAATCATCTAAAAACATAGGTCAGCACGAAaatgaagataatttaaatcaaattagtaATGGCGATATGTGTTTGGGTTATCTACCACTGTCTTCTAGCTCAGTTTTTAGACATCCCTATTACAGTTATCCAGGTGTTGTAAATCCTGGCATCGTCGAAGCTTTGCTTCAACCAGAGCCAAGAATAATTTATTCAGATGACGGCCAAGAACTCTATTTAGccttatgtaaaaaaatgggTCTCAGTCCAATTAGTATCTTTTACAAAAAGCTGTTAGAGGAACATGTGAACTTAAAATACTATGGAGTAAGTCCAATGAGTTTTCTGCCCATAGCAAtatctcttaaaaataataaatacgtaaaaacCTTGGATTTGACCGATAATTGGATAAGTACAGATGGATGTTTTCATTTAGGTGAtatgttaatagaaaatataactttacaaGAATTGAATTTAAGTGGCTGTCGCATAGGTCCAGTGGGTGCAAGACAGTTGTTTGCTGGGCTACAAATCAATCGTTCTTTACGAAAAATTGACTTAACTAAAAATTGTCTCGAAGATGTCGGCGTTACTAGTTTAGCCAAAGCAATCGTAAAAGGCTCAGATATAACAGATATAAATCTTTGCTATAATGAACTTACGTCTCAATCTTTACTTACATTGGTGGAAGCCTTTGAAACTTATAACAAATTGACACATCTTGATTTATCATGGAATAGCTTTCTATCACCGAATGCCATTTTTAGTTTATGCGCGAAGTTATCTGAAAATAAAGAATTGCAAGAACTAAATTTGTCTTGGACTGCTATAAGTGGCCTTCGAGTTGGTAAGGCGATTAAGAATCTTTTAACAAATCCAAACATAAAATCTCTTAATTTAAGCAATAACAAACTGTCATCTgtagaaattaaacacatagCAAAAGGCTTGGAAGATAATAAGGGTTTGAAGGTTTTGGATATCTCTAATAATCCTTTAACTCCCAAAGACgcattcatattattaatttgtctaaAAGACCGTAAAGTTAAGGTTCAAAAGCTGTTTCTAGATAACGTTTTTGTAACAATTGAATTTCTTGTGCTTagacaagaaatattatccTTAAAGTATAGACAAAATGCAATAATTACATGGGGCGGCTTAATAACGAAATTTGTTCCAACCGTTGGTGATATGCgtgaaattgtattaaaaagagCTGATGCAATATGCAGTAAGTCTAAAAAGAAAGTTGTTGATATAgttcttattattttagaaatgtttaaagCTAATAAAGAACCAATAGATGTCAAACAGTTTACAAGAACATTAAGGATTAATGGCATATATATGGACGAAGGTTTACTTGATGAATTATGCAATGCTTTTACCGGACCTCCTGGGACAGGAAAAACTATTGACTTGGTCAATTTAGTCGATTATTTAAAACGCTTGTGGCCCGATAGGCAATTGCCACCCACCCCTCCAATCAAGATAGATAAACCAACTGAAAACGTAAAGAAAAATCGTAagacgaaataa